From one Candidatus Polarisedimenticolia bacterium genomic stretch:
- a CDS encoding lmo0937 family membrane protein, protein MLWTIAVILGVLWLLGVVSSYTMGGFVHILLVLAIIMVIINLVQGRRATG, encoded by the coding sequence ATGTTGTGGACCATTGCCGTGATTCTAGGAGTTCTGTGGTTACTGGGCGTGGTGAGCAGCTACACGATGGGAGGGTTCGTTCACATCCTCCTGGTGCTGGCCATCATCATGGTCATCATCAACCTGGTGCAGGGACGACGAGCGACCGGGTAA
- a CDS encoding sensor histidine kinase translates to MKTDKQESDLSGRSLLALRRQLKQVPRAGVRPGGGLGHRVASNGAGKGKARGAAAARDGNMNRANVALSLRTAALAAANQRLKQEIVRRQLVEQALKRSEQHHHQLLKQSRVMQEQLRRLSHRILSAQEKERQDISRELHDEVGQSLTGINITLATLKRESAVNTRDIRRRIAIAERLVEKSLKALRRFVRELRPPILDDMGLIPALDSHLKEFAKRTRVQIRFKAVAAVERCDNEKRTVLYRVAQEALTNIAKHAEATRVSVSLVSLPGAIRMEIRDNGKSFQVNRAFLGKRKRRFGLIGMRERVEMVQGNFQVESARGRGTTVRAEIPFRNEQQGRAVSVEHVSPRR, encoded by the coding sequence ATGAAAACTGACAAACAAGAAAGCGACTTGTCGGGCCGCAGCCTGCTGGCCCTGCGACGGCAGCTGAAGCAGGTGCCGCGGGCGGGCGTGCGTCCTGGCGGGGGACTCGGACACCGGGTCGCGTCGAACGGAGCGGGGAAAGGGAAGGCCCGTGGCGCCGCTGCGGCGCGGGACGGGAATATGAATCGAGCCAACGTGGCGCTGAGCCTGCGCACCGCGGCCCTGGCCGCTGCAAACCAACGGCTGAAGCAGGAAATCGTCCGGCGCCAGCTCGTGGAACAGGCGCTCAAGCGGAGCGAGCAACACCATCACCAGCTGCTGAAACAGTCGCGCGTCATGCAGGAGCAGCTACGGCGGCTGTCCCACCGGATTCTGTCGGCGCAGGAGAAAGAACGACAGGACATCAGCCGGGAGCTTCATGATGAAGTCGGTCAAAGCTTGACCGGAATCAACATCACCCTGGCGACCCTGAAGAGGGAATCAGCGGTCAACACGCGGGACATCCGCAGGCGGATCGCCATCGCGGAGCGGCTGGTGGAAAAGTCGCTCAAAGCTCTGCGTCGGTTCGTCCGCGAGTTGCGCCCGCCCATCCTGGACGATATGGGCCTCATCCCCGCCCTGGATTCCCACCTGAAGGAATTCGCCAAGCGGACGCGGGTGCAGATTCGTTTCAAGGCCGTTGCCGCGGTCGAGAGATGTGACAATGAGAAGCGCACGGTGCTCTATCGCGTCGCGCAGGAAGCGCTCACCAACATCGCCAAGCACGCCGAAGCCACGCGGGTGAGCGTCAGCCTCGTGAGCCTTCCGGGAGCCATCCGGATGGAAATCCGCGACAACGGCAAGTCCTTTCAGGTGAACCGCGCCTTCCTCGGCAAGAGGAAGAGGCGATTTGGATTGATCGGAATGCGCGAACGGGTGGAGATGGTCCAGGGCAATTTCCAGGTCGAATCCGCACGGGGCAGGGGCACCACCGTACGAGCCGAGATTCCGTTCCGCAACGAGCAGCAGGGCAGGGCTGTGTCGGTGGAACATGTTTCCCCGAGGCGGTGA
- a CDS encoding response regulator transcription factor, with product MKRISVLLAEDHTIVRAGLRALLLSEADMQVIGEARNGREAVQLAKRLQPAVVVMDIAMPLLNGLEATRQILRDVPETKILILSAHSEDEYVEQLTLLGAAGYLLKQASADFLARAIREISKGNAFFSPVITKRLQDLERGALDRGGRLRKRGAQLTSREVEVLQLIAEGKANKQTAAELSISIKTVEKHRQQIMNKLDLHDTASLTRYAIAAGIIESFVTLAIK from the coding sequence ATGAAGCGAATCAGCGTCTTGCTCGCCGAAGATCACACGATCGTCCGGGCGGGGCTTCGGGCGTTGTTGCTGTCCGAAGCTGACATGCAGGTGATTGGCGAGGCGCGGAACGGCCGCGAAGCGGTGCAGCTGGCGAAGCGGCTGCAGCCTGCGGTGGTCGTCATGGACATCGCGATGCCGTTGCTCAATGGCCTGGAAGCCACCCGGCAGATTCTCAGGGATGTTCCCGAGACGAAAATACTCATTCTCTCGGCGCACAGCGAGGACGAGTACGTCGAGCAATTGACCCTGCTGGGCGCGGCAGGGTACCTGCTGAAGCAGGCTTCCGCCGACTTTCTGGCCCGGGCGATTCGGGAAATCAGCAAAGGAAACGCGTTCTTCAGCCCCGTGATCACCAAACGCCTCCAGGATCTCGAGCGGGGCGCTCTCGATAGAGGAGGGCGGCTCAGGAAGCGAGGCGCCCAGCTGACCTCGCGCGAGGTGGAGGTGCTGCAGCTGATTGCGGAGGGAAAGGCCAACAAGCAAACCGCGGCCGAGCTCAGCATCAGTATCAAGACGGTCGAAAAGCATCGGCAGCAGATCATGAACAAGCTGGACCTCCACGACACCGCGTCCCTCACGCGCTATGCCATTGCGGCCGGAATCATCGAGAGCTTCGTCACCCTGGCGATCAAATAA
- a CDS encoding DUF948 domain-containing protein: MEQQLPTALQATLYVGSIAFIALVAVAIAMLLQLRRQIERVVRAVEDVKAQVQPLARETRALVENLQDLSARVNRQWVEVERIMETVRTWWHLVEGISSVMAPPVVAARRKINILRIGLEAFVRAFTNRAQPHRQKARVL, from the coding sequence ATGGAACAGCAACTTCCCACAGCGCTGCAAGCGACTCTGTACGTGGGGTCGATTGCGTTCATCGCGCTGGTTGCGGTGGCGATCGCCATGCTGCTTCAGCTTCGCAGGCAGATCGAGCGGGTTGTCCGGGCCGTCGAGGATGTGAAGGCCCAGGTGCAGCCTCTGGCACGGGAGACGCGGGCGCTGGTGGAGAACCTCCAGGATCTCTCCGCGCGTGTCAATCGGCAATGGGTGGAAGTGGAGCGCATCATGGAGACGGTGCGAACCTGGTGGCATCTGGTGGAAGGGATCAGCTCCGTGATGGCGCCGCCCGTCGTTGCGGCGAGGCGCAAGATCAATATTCTCAGGATAGGCCTGGAAGCGTTCGTCAGAGCGTTCACAAACCGGGCACAACCCCATCGACAGAAAGCGAGGGTATTGTGA
- a CDS encoding YtxH domain-containing protein codes for MKGNNQGTGSWTGIVVSAVVGAAVGAGIALLFAPRTGKESRDWIVRSTRKIKDKAAGALEQAKDAIGREKDIARREAKEIVSVADRSR; via the coding sequence GTGAAGGGAAACAATCAAGGTACCGGAAGTTGGACCGGCATCGTGGTGAGCGCCGTCGTGGGCGCGGCCGTCGGCGCAGGAATCGCCCTCCTGTTCGCTCCGCGCACGGGCAAGGAATCAAGAGACTGGATTGTGCGAAGCACGCGGAAGATCAAAGACAAGGCTGCCGGCGCCCTCGAGCAGGCCAAGGATGCAATCGGGCGGGAAAAAGACATCGCGCGACGGGAGGCGAAGGAAATCGTGAGCGTTGCCGACCGGAGCCGGTAG
- a CDS encoding DUF2785 domain-containing protein: MSLPSGGMPGREAGAAGRMPVRWTLALMLGALLAASGNAPARAEAPPEKAVASQTPAAPPEKSAHDREFWRTIAKNKFAPPAGQPITPLLRELSGLLGSADPELRDDLAYTITDQWVRHQEVPAADLNALADAWRENLRFKIGETGTDSVFTRSFSALCLASLARREQQVPFLGPERYQALLNEGLTYLKQERDLRGFDPVKGWIHATAHTADLLANLAGNGMLRKEDQARLLEAISQRLSSAGQIFSYGEQDRLSLIAATLAMRNDFDAQAFNRWLTAVSGDQRVWNDSPPRVELLQTFENNTYMLQALAAHLSAPETPPLAEARKSLLQVLRRR; this comes from the coding sequence ATGAGCCTGCCATCGGGAGGGATGCCGGGACGCGAGGCTGGAGCTGCCGGCCGGATGCCCGTTCGATGGACTCTCGCTCTAATGCTGGGCGCGCTGCTGGCGGCATCGGGAAATGCGCCGGCGCGTGCTGAGGCACCGCCGGAAAAGGCCGTAGCGTCACAAACCCCCGCAGCTCCGCCGGAGAAGTCGGCTCATGACCGTGAGTTCTGGCGGACCATTGCCAAGAACAAATTCGCCCCTCCCGCAGGACAGCCGATCACCCCGCTGCTGCGGGAGCTGAGCGGACTGCTGGGCTCCGCCGATCCCGAGCTGCGCGACGACCTCGCCTACACCATCACCGACCAGTGGGTTCGCCATCAGGAAGTGCCGGCGGCCGACCTCAACGCCCTGGCCGACGCCTGGCGGGAAAACCTGCGCTTCAAGATTGGCGAAACGGGAACCGATTCGGTATTCACTCGATCGTTCTCGGCGCTCTGCCTGGCGTCGCTGGCGCGCCGCGAGCAGCAGGTCCCCTTTCTCGGTCCCGAGCGTTACCAGGCCCTGCTGAACGAGGGCCTGACCTACCTGAAACAGGAGCGGGATCTGCGGGGATTCGATCCGGTCAAAGGATGGATTCATGCCACGGCGCACACCGCCGACCTGCTGGCGAATCTGGCCGGCAATGGAATGCTCAGGAAAGAAGACCAGGCGCGTCTGCTGGAAGCAATCTCGCAGCGCCTGTCTTCAGCCGGCCAGATCTTCTCTTACGGAGAGCAGGACCGCCTGTCGCTCATCGCCGCCACGCTGGCGATGCGCAACGACTTCGACGCCCAAGCCTTCAACCGGTGGCTGACCGCGGTGAGCGGCGACCAGAGGGTCTGGAACGACTCTCCTCCTCGCGTCGAGCTGTTGCAGACGTTCGAGAACAACACCTACATGCTGCAGGCGCTGGCGGCCCACCTCAGCGCCCCCGAGACGCCTCCCCTCGCCGAAGCCAGGAAAAGCCTGCTCCAGGTCCTTCGCCGCCGCTGA
- a CDS encoding enoyl-CoA hydratase/isomerase family protein: MFEIEEVPGVTIVRMRHGRANALDVELCRALRAFFQEAGRDPTGSVVLTAEGSIFSAGVDLLRVLEGGAAYVRDLLPALHQMCDAIFSFPHPLVAAINGHAMAGGCVLACMADHRIMAKGPGRIGVPELSVGVPFPPAPLEIMRFVLPPQHLSRVMIGGMTHDPEEAREFGLVDEVAAPEELIDRAVAVAQRLGSLHPASFSLTKLQLRAPSLEQIRAAHDTQIQQLVEEIWATPEAIQRISEHVERTFGAKKK, translated from the coding sequence ATGTTCGAAATCGAAGAGGTGCCAGGCGTAACGATTGTGCGGATGCGGCACGGGCGCGCCAACGCGCTCGACGTGGAGCTGTGCCGGGCGTTGCGGGCATTCTTCCAGGAGGCTGGAAGGGACCCTACCGGGAGCGTGGTTCTCACGGCCGAGGGAAGCATTTTTTCCGCCGGAGTCGACCTCCTGCGCGTGCTGGAAGGCGGAGCGGCCTATGTCCGGGATCTGCTTCCCGCGCTTCATCAGATGTGCGACGCGATCTTCAGCTTTCCCCATCCTCTGGTTGCGGCAATCAACGGCCACGCCATGGCCGGGGGGTGCGTCCTGGCCTGCATGGCCGACCATCGCATCATGGCGAAAGGACCCGGCCGGATCGGAGTTCCCGAGCTGAGCGTGGGCGTCCCTTTTCCTCCGGCCCCTCTGGAAATCATGCGATTCGTCCTCCCACCGCAGCATCTGAGCCGGGTGATGATCGGAGGCATGACTCACGATCCCGAGGAGGCGCGCGAATTCGGCCTGGTGGACGAGGTCGCGGCACCGGAGGAGCTGATCGATCGGGCGGTGGCCGTGGCGCAGCGGCTGGGGTCCCTCCATCCGGCGTCCTTCAGCCTGACCAAGCTGCAGCTCCGCGCTCCGTCCCTCGAGCAGATACGCGCGGCGCACGACACCCAGATTCAACAGCTGGTCGAGGAAATCTGGGCGACCCCCGAGGCAATCCAGCGCATCAGCGAGCACGTCGAGCGCACCTTCGGAGCCAAGAAGAAATGA